GACACCGGAGGAATTTGGGATCGTAGAGGTCGACATGGTGGAAGAGTACTTATTAATCAGCTCGTCGACCGCGGCTGGAGCGTGGGAGGAGATGTGCGTCGAGGTCGAGGGCGTGTAGAAGGACTGCATTTCAGTTGCCATTGCGTTGTATATTACTAAAGCAAGCTCGACGCGTCTGAGAAACAGGTATTGTCAATGTTTCTTGAGGGTCGTTGTTCGCCTTATGGCTTCTGACTCCTCAGACGTAGGTGGAGAGCAGTCGCGTGGTTCCCCGAGACTGCTCCACTTATACTaggattattattattcaaaGTCAGACACCGTAGGCGGCCAGACTCTAGACGGAACTGTGCGCGAAGTTCTGGGTCGACTTGGATCTTCAATCAAGGAGGGATAAGGAAATCGAACAATGGAGGCGCAAAGTGACCCAAGGATTCAATTCAAccccaaagaggaaaagcgaACCACGCAGTTGGACCAAGAAGTTTACCGGGACGTATTATACAGAGCAGAGAGGGTAAGAGGAGAGAGCTTCGCTGGAGCAGCCAAAGAGAGGGAATTGAAGGTGGGAAGGATGGCTTTCGGTACGGCGCGGATGTGGAAGTGTTGCAAGGCGGATCTGCCTTAATGGAGGTAGAACCTGCTACCACCAATCACCGTTGGCATCCAGCGtcatcatccttcttgaTTTCGGGTTTATCGGCACCTCCCgcttggctttttttttttattttttatttttttttagtttatcttttttatttttccttcttcctgccTTGCTTACTTTTTTGGATTTTGCATGCTTTGCCCTCCTTGTTTGTTTCCCAGAAAATAGAACGAAAAATAAGCTAATTCTCAAGCATTGATAGTTACACTTGTGTTACACTTGTATACTTCAGCAATCGAATGAACCGGGAGATCGTGGGAGATCGTCTCCCTTATGCTCTGGAATCGATTTCATAACTTCATAACTCCTGGGCACGTCCCCCTGACTACCATGGATCATTTTTATGCATCCTTGGCCCGTTCCTCATATAGTGATCGTCAGCACTATTGCATATAGTCTAGTCACTTTTGGTCGACATACAAATACGCTAATGGCCCCCATTCGTTTGCTTGATTTTGAATCCTGAATAATCCATTTCTAATGCCATCCTCCCTTGTCAGGTGATTTCAGTCACCTGATGTTCTGGTCTCCTAAACCAATTCCGAAATGAGAGGATGTAAGCTCTACTGTATTAGAAAGTAGTAGAcacttcgtcttcttttATCTCGAGACATTCCTTCGGGTCATCTGTGGCGCATGCACGTTACTCTTGTTTTGCCCGGGGTGAAGATTagtttctttgttttttgaattcttcctttaagacagaatatatatatcgaaTGGAATTCTCAACGCCCGCAACGTACCAGGCTGGTAACGCATTGAATGATATACCACAGGTAGCAAAAGACTTCAAATAGTCCTATCGTCCCCCATGGTTTGCTAAGTTGGGGACCCTTCAACTTTTCTTATATCCTTACATTAATGATCAGGGGAAGGGATGACATCATAGGGCCCGTGCATCATGTGAGTATCAAACTGTCCCGCGCTTACGCACTCACGCTGGTCGATCTAGACTCCTGAGTCCtattcctcctcccctcctcgtcatccccTCATCGCATTGCATTGGTGCTATCTCAACTATCAtggctgaggaagaagaccctATCGTTCAGGCCTTGCCCCCAGCAACCGATTACCTCACTTACCTTACCTTGTTGGAGTACCAATTGACCCCCGCTCGCTTGCCCACTCTCCACAAGCTCTTGCAAGATGAGGTCTTGACAACCAATATTGGCTGGGATCTAGTCCAGCTGCTGCTGCCCATGCTCCCTCAGTCACTCGAATGTCTCCAGGATATCGCCCGCTTGGGTAATCCTAGGGAGGTCATCCTGCGGGTGTCCGAAGCCCTGATGCAACTGCAAcctgaggatgaggacgacgacgacgacgacgacgaagagaatGAGACAGCAGAGCCCGCCGCCGCTCATGATACAGAACCCGTCGATACGGAACTGAAAGCCGCGACCGACAGAGATGCGGAGAAGTCGAATATACAGAATAACCTCCCACGGCATGTCCTGAAGTTCAATGCCCTCGTTGCCATGTTATCCATCCTTCATTCTCGCATCCAGACGAAATCTCCGAGTCGCTTTTTTGCAACCTCTCTACAAGCCGTATTGGAAGCGTACACCCTGATGCCGACGAACGAGACAACCCTTGCCCTTCTGGAGTTTTTCAGAGACGTGTCTCCTTCCAAGCGGCCTGCACCACCACCCCGTGCTGCAAGCGAATCCAGCGTGCTAAGAGTCTCCGAAGCTTCTGCGCCAGACCCAGAGGCAGAGGTTCAATCGCCTAACCCGAGCAACAACGAGCCAGCGCTCATCAAGAGATTCCTCCAATTCGGTCTGATCGAGCTGATAAAGTCCTACATACTGAGCTTTTCGGGGCCTATGGATCCAGGAATGTCATGGACAATTCGTTTGCAGGAGAAACTTCAGACAAGGCATCTGACGGGCCAAGTGTCGGAGACGGAGGTATTTGCCAATAACAAAGAACTAAGTGAGAGGGACATGATTTTGGGGAAAATTACGGTAGGTCCACCCTGTGTGCCAACAGATTCAGTGTCTGACTTTTTAGGCTCTTTCTCGAGACTTCGGGTTGGATGACAAGCAGCTTCTTGCAGTCGTCTCGCAGCCGGCGGACAAACACCCTCAGCCGCTAGACTTCGATGAACCACCTAGAAACGTGGAAGAGATTCCGCTTGAGAGGCACGGtgctttgcttcttttggCTGCCCGAGCTGCGATGGCCGAACTATTCTCATCGGGACAGGTCACCCCGATTGCCGTCTTCCCTGAGCTGGCTCAGATATTTGACAACTTTGTCGGTGCTCACGATAAGCCGGACGAGATTGCCTTTGGGCAGCCTCAGGCACTACTGGACTCTTTGCTGACATTGACCGTCTTTTCTATGCAACGATCAATCGGAGAGCCTTCCACCGAGATAGAGTTCCGACGCTTCATCTTATCCCTAACTGCTTGCACAACGCGACAAAGTTACAACTCCATCAGACGCATCCCTGGAACCATTCTCCACAGTCACCCGTCTCACATTGTCCGCTTCAAGACTATTCGCCTGGTCCTTGAAGATGATCGTTTCCAACTGATCAGGGACAGTGCTATAGGGTGGCTGAAAGATGAAATTCTTGATGCTAACAAAAAGCCCTCTGGCTCACCGGAATCCGACATATTCATCAACCCACATTacttctccatcctcttcccctTACTCTTCAACTCGTCGGAGTTACTCCTAAACGTCTCCTCCGACATCGTAGCATCATGGATCAAATTCTCTCAGACTCTCACACCATCCATCCATGCCGCCCTAAGTCTCTACTACATTCTTCTGTCATCCTCCACCCTCCATGCTCAACTCCAACTCGAAAAAACCTACATCTACTTCCGCAACCGCTTCCTGGAGCCACTGAAGTCTCTCCTCCACGCCTTCGAGAGTGATCTCACCCAGAACGGCGGCGACGGCAAGATCGAATCTGCCGTCGGCGAGAACATGTGTCAGGTAGGCATGGCCCGGTCCGTGGGCCTCGTCTCTCATGCTGTAGAACAGGTGGAGGATGCCGTGGGCGACGCCTTCGTTGGTGCCGATGACGAGCTGCAAGAACCCAGCATGGATGATGTTGCGAGGGTTGACAAGATCCGGAAGGAGACAGCTTTGTAAATAAACGATCTGCTTGCAttctgatatatatttatcttttcaCTTGTCGCTATTGTAAATACACGACCAAGCTACAGATGAACTCGTGACtacaagacaagaaaaaactTCCAATTATCTTCTTTCCCAGTAACCTTTCTACAGAACAAAGTAAAACTTGGTATATATCTACACATATATGTTCATATTTATTAGCATATTCAGTCTTCAAGTGTAACCAAAAGTCAAAGCTTGCCAGCGTGACGACAACTTTGCGTCAAGTTCCAGCCCACCATAACAgtcaaaaatatatatataaccatcCATTTCTACTTCCACCTCTCCTAACAGACAATATCCCTCTTACTACACTAAATAACCAATAAGAGATTCAACACTACGTAATTTAGCAACTCCGTTTTCTTAACAAATaaagaaaaggtaaaaaaaaaaaaaaaaaaaaaaaaattgtgGTGATCAGACACCCCATGATAATTAATGTTGCTGGCAAAATATACACATTATACCGCATACTTCCAAGCCAAAATACCACCAAATACATCCTGACTAGCTAAATACCAACAGTGCAAAAATTGACTATGTCATATATAAGTCTCTATGCACAAAAACAAACTATACAAACCCAGTCCCAAGATCCAGGAACCAAGGTAACGCAAACAACCCCTGACCTGTATCACAGAAGCAACCAGGCTACGAACATGCACAACGTAACTAGTAACAGTCCAGACTAGTCTCAGTACCATGGTACAACTGCAGTACTACCTTACTCTGTATATTCTCCTATAGCCCTACATTATTTAGAATGCTACAGTCGAAAGTAGAAAAATTTAAAACAAAGTATGTATGAAATTCAAACTATCCCATCCTACATGACCAAGAATTCCCAGCAACCAAGACGACAAGACCACAAAAGGAGCGGATGCGAACAGGATAGCGAAGAAAGAGGTAGGCACACAAACAACCAGTCATCCCCTGTCCAACGGGCCCGTTGGTCTTCCTCCCAAGGGTTCgagatattttttttgttgATTTTCTGAGCATATTTGAGTGGCCCTGACTATTGTCAGGGGCTGGGTAGAACGGAACGTGAGAAGTAAGCCGAGGTGGTCATGTTTGGTCTTGAGGCGTGGCAGTTAACGAGTTGGCTGGTGTGGTGGTGGAATTCTGGCTCGGGGGTGAGTTACTGCGGCGCGTTTACATGATAACGCAGCCGCCACCGGGGGAGGCTGTTTTTTTGTTAGTTGGTTCTGTGGTGTATTGGAAGGGGTGGGTGGTGAGTAGACATACCCTTGACAATAGCAGTGTTCTTGACGGAGGGAGACATGTTGACTGATTGGGTTTCCTGGAAGGAAGATTGGTTTGGATAGAAGATTTGGTTGTTTGGAGATGAGtgtggatgatgaagagaagaagcagtGATCTGGAGGGTTTGAAGGGCCTTTATATCTGTTTCTCCAGGGTCGATCTGCTCAGTGAATAGTCCATCCCGATCTCATTCTTTTGGAGATAGATTGTTGAGATTGGAAGCATTGAGCACCACGGGTTCGTGTGGCCCAAGATTGATAGGGcccggacaaagaaaagaaaccaggaCAGGAGATGACAGGTCAATGCTAATTCGGGATCCAGTGAATGCATTGACTGGCCCACGGCCTCGGGGCGttcttgatattgttctCGACGCGGGGGCCAATCATGATGGCGGGTTCCCGAGGGTGAATGGGGAGATCGTGGCAGAGGCGGTATTGATCAACATTGCCGTTCTTTCTTCAGTGCACCTCGGTGAATGCAGTGGGTTATCTTGATCCAGTCAGATTCCTAAGTTCGGTCTTTAACGCAGAGCATCCAGCGGGTCCAGATCCCCGTATCTCAGTCGGCGGCTTCGCTGTCCCGCGGCACGTGGCCCACATGAGCCGCTATACAGATACCTACTTTCCTATTTTGGACgcagcgaggaggagggagtaAAATGGTGGAAGGTTCCAGTCAGTAGTTCGTCCGGGAGGAACAATCTCGGGCCATTGCGAAAAGGTCTGGATATATTGTTGTTCCAAGAACAATATGAGAGGATGAAAGAGCCTTGGCATCAAGACGGGTTTGGTAAGCTATGCATAAAAATAAATGGTTCAATGAATGAACGACTGAATGGATCAATattccaaaaaaaaaatttaaattcaTTTAGTTAGAAACTCAATGGCAAGAATCCAGGCAAACTACCAAAACAGCGACATTAGCTAGAATCATGTGTAAATCGGCTCCGTGATATCGTTCAATGCCAATCCCGACTTCGCAACGTCCTCTTCAATCAAGAACATCAATGGCATCTCCACCAGCGTGCCCTTGACCTTACTGAGCAGCTCCTTGACCTGTCGAACGCCCTCAGGACCGCCCGGGAAGTCATCGCGCACAACGTGTCCATACCGATAACGGGAGGGTGGCGAatccttttcttcgccgTACGCTTGCTTGTCCGCCTTGTCGAAGAAGTAGCCATAGAATTCCTTATACGTGGACCAGTTGCGTACGCAGTCATCTGGGACTGAGTGGAACACCTTGCGGAATACCTCAGTGTTCGTGTGCGCCCGGCTGTTCCACAGGTTATGAAGAGTATCCGCCAATGGGTCGGCCACAAGCCGGCTCTCAGGAGCGTCAAAGTCGAACTCGTTAGGCACACCGACCGGCTCGAAATTAGCATCGGGGCGCTCGTAGTCCTGTGGTGGTAGAAGACCAAGGTGCTTGCGAAACAGGTAGCGACGTAGGGAAGATGCAAAACGGCTAGCTGTCCAGGGCTTGCCGTTCATGATGGACTCCAGAGGAGTATAGTCCtcaataataatagcaatcTCAGAATCGTGATCACCAAGCTGAGATCGGTCGTTCAAGTTGGCAGAACCGCACACAACCACGCGGTCGTCGGCAATCATGACCTGTGCCGTTAGTGCATGAATTCAATACGGCAAGGAAGAACAGACATACCTTCGAGTGAACGTAGAGTTCCTCAGTGACAAATGCGTCAATCTCGGCCTCAGGAGGGCCATCCCAAGGGACGTTACGGATATCCTCTCCATTAAGCATGTAGCACGAGCTGACACTGTTCCATCGTCCAGAGGCTGTCTTGGCACCAGGAACCTGGCGAGCACCCTGCTGATATTGCTGGAAAGGAGCGGTGGTATCGAATGCGCTACGGGGAGCGGGAGCTCCTGGACCATAGCCACCCTGTCCAACCACATTGACGTCGTGCTGTTTGCGAGCATCTTCATAGTCGACACCACTTCTCTGCTCGGCTTGCACGAGCGGACCGCTGACATTGATACGGTCGTAGTTACGGAGATTGTAGAACCGGATATACTCCATGGGGT
The sequence above is a segment of the Aspergillus flavus chromosome 4, complete sequence genome. Coding sequences within it:
- a CDS encoding YAP-binding/ALF4/Glomulin codes for the protein MAEEEDPIVQALPPATDYLTYLTLLEYQLTPARLPTLHKLLQDEVLTTNIGWDLVQLLLPMLPQSLECLQDIARLGNPREVILRVSEALMQLQPEDEDDDDDDDEENETAEPAAAHDTEPVDTELKAATDRDAEKSNIQNNLPRHVLKFNALVAMLSILHSRIQTKSPSRFFATSLQAVLEAYTLMPTNETTLALLEFFRDVSPSKRPAPPPRAASESSVLRVSEASAPDPEAEVQSPNPSNNEPALIKRFLQFGLIELIKSYILSFSGPMDPGMSWTIRLQEKLQTRHLTGQVSETEVFANNKELSERDMILGKITALSRDFGLDDKQLLAVVSQPADKHPQPLDFDEPPRNVEEIPLERHGALLLLAARAAMAELFSSGQVTPIAVFPELAQIFDNFVGAHDKPDEIAFGQPQALLDSLLTLTVFSMQRSIGEPSTEIEFRRFILSLTACTTRQSYNSIRRIPGTILHSHPSHIVRFKTIRLVLEDDRFQLIRDSAIGWLKDEILDANKKPSGSPESDIFINPHYFSILFPLLFNSSELLLNVSSDIVASWIKFSQTLTPSIHAALSLYYILLSSSTLHAQLQLEKTYIYFRNRFLEPLKSLLHAFESDLTQNGGDGKIESAVGENMCQVGMARSVGLVSHAVEQVEDAVGDAFVGADDELQEPSMDDVARVDKIRKETAL